In one window of Tumebacillus algifaecis DNA:
- a CDS encoding protoglobin domain-containing protein, producing the protein MSQQWARMFKYSGLQEEDLQLLRDHQALFEASKDEIVDGFYVELQKHPALQEIVNDHSTIERLKNTQYDYYVSLANGVINDEYVQTRERIGLVHARIGLTPDWFMSATNVYVSLFSDLVRGHEQEVALVRAFTKRLLFDSSIILQQYDNTYRKNMEQISQDIGTSMNHVSTIAMHYALSAESLSSAQENISDSMKKLTSYSEEIEAVIQLVMGIANQTHLLGLNAQIESARAGEHGRGFGIVANEVRKLSEEVKRSSKDIQSSVVRIINQVAQMNEQTASTLSIATDQAAYAQQLNALIEEVEAATNEWNERSRAKKQGS; encoded by the coding sequence TCAAGCTCTATTCGAAGCGAGCAAAGATGAGATTGTGGACGGCTTCTATGTCGAACTTCAAAAGCATCCGGCGTTACAAGAGATTGTCAATGATCATAGCACGATCGAACGACTGAAAAATACGCAGTATGATTATTATGTATCGCTTGCTAATGGTGTGATCAATGATGAGTACGTGCAGACCAGGGAGCGCATCGGTCTCGTTCACGCCCGCATCGGGCTGACTCCTGACTGGTTTATGAGCGCGACCAATGTGTATGTGAGCCTGTTTTCCGATCTGGTGCGAGGGCATGAGCAGGAAGTCGCTTTGGTTCGGGCGTTTACCAAGCGCCTGCTGTTCGACTCCTCGATCATCTTGCAACAGTATGACAATACGTATCGCAAGAACATGGAGCAGATCTCGCAAGACATTGGGACCTCGATGAATCATGTTTCGACGATTGCGATGCACTATGCGCTGTCCGCAGAGTCGCTGTCCAGTGCGCAGGAGAACATTTCGGATTCGATGAAAAAGCTGACCTCGTACAGCGAAGAAATCGAAGCGGTGATCCAATTGGTCATGGGCATTGCCAACCAGACGCATCTGCTCGGTCTGAACGCTCAGATCGAATCGGCCCGTGCGGGCGAGCATGGACGTGGCTTTGGCATCGTGGCCAACGAAGTACGCAAGCTGTCCGAAGAGGTCAAACGATCTTCGAAAGACATCCAAAGCTCTGTGGTGCGTATCATCAACCAAGTCGCGCAGATGAACGAGCAAACGGCCTCTACTTTGAGTATTGCCACCGATCAAGCGGCGTACGCTCAGCAATTAAACGCTTTGATCGAAGAAGTGGAGGCGGCGACCAACGAGTGGAATGAACGGTCGCGAGCCAAGAAGCAGGGAAGCTGA